The Chitiniphilus purpureus sequence GCCGCGGACGATGGCGTGATGCCGCAGACCATCGAGGCGGTCCACCATGCCAAGGCGGCGGGCGTGCCCATCGTCGTGGCGGTGAACAAGATCGACAAGCAGGGCGCCAACCCCGAGCGTATCCGGCAGGAGCTGGTGGCACAGGAAGTGGTGCCGGAAGACTGGGGCGGCGATACGCAGTTCATCGAGGTCTCGGCCAAGCAGGGCACGAACATCGATGGGCTGCTCGATGCCATCCTGCTGCAGGCCGAGGTGCTGGAACTCACGGCACCGGTCGAGGCGCCGGCCAAGGGCATCATCATCGAGGCCCGGCTGGACAAGGGGCGCGGTGCCGTGGCGACCATGCTGGTGCAATCGGGCACCCTGAAGAAGGGCGACGTGCTGCTGGCGGGCCAGGTCTATGGCCGCGTGCGTGCGATGCTGGACGAGAACGGCAAGCAGATCACCGAGGCCGGCCCGTCCATCCCGGTGGAAATCCTCGGCCTGTCCGAGGTGCCGGGTGCCGGCGAGGACGCGATGGTGCTGGGCGACGAGAAGAAGGCCCGTGAGATCGCCCTGTTCCGCCAGGGCAAGTTCCGCGACGTCAAGTTCGCCAAGCAGCAGGCCGCCAAGCTCGAGAACATGTTCGCCCAGATGGCGGAAGGCGAGGTGCAGAACCTGCCCATCGTCATCAAGAGCGACGTGCAGGGTTCGCTGGAGGCGCTTACCGGCAGCCTGCAGAAGCTGTCCACCGATGAAGTGCGTGTACAGGTCCTGCACTCGGGCGTGGGTGGCATCAGCGAATCGGACATCAACCTTGCGCTGGCCTCCAAGGCGGTGGTGGTGGGCTTCAATGTGCGTGCCGATGCCGCAGCGCGCAAGCTCGCCGAGAACGAAGGCGTGGATATCCGCTACTACAACATCATCTACGACGTGGTCGACGATGTGCGGGCGGCGCTCTCGGGCATGCTGGCACCGGAACGACGCGAGCAGATCATCGGTCTGGTGGAGATCCGGCAGGTGTTCGTGATCTCCAAGGTGGGCTCGGTGGCCGGCTGCTACGTGCTCGATGGCGTGGTGCGGCGTGGTGCCGGTGTGCGGTTGTTGCGCAACAACGTGGTGGTCCACCAGGGCGAGCTCGACACGCTCAAGCGTTTCAAGGACGACGTGAAGGAAGTGAAGTCCGGCTACGAGTGCGGCCTGCAGCTGAAGAACTACAACGACATCCAGGAAGGCGATCAGCTGGAGGTCTTCGAGATCGTCGAGGTCGCGCGTACGCTGTAATGCATCGCGATGTGTGAGGGGTGAGGTGGATGGTGTCAGGCCCGCCCCGCATTCACACTGGCGCAAGGGGGAGCCCTCTTGCGCCGTTTGCTTTTGAACCGATCGTGGGCGGGTGCCACACCTCACCCCTCACGCTTCATTGCTCACGACCATGGCCAAAAACTTCACCCGATCCGACCGCATCGCGCAGCAGCTGCAGCGCGATCTGGCCGAACTGATCCGCGCCGAGCTCGATCACCCCAAGGCCGCGCTGGTGACCTTGACCGACGTGGAAGTCACGCGCGACAACTCGCATGCCAAGGTGTTCTACACCTTCCTTGGCAGCGAGGAGGACGCGCAATCGATCGCCGCCAAGCTGGAGGCGGCCAAGGGCTACCTGCGCAGCGAGCTGGCGCGCGGCATCAAGCTGTTCAAGATGCCGGAGCTGCATTTCCACTACGACCATTCGGTCGAGCAGGGCATGCATCTTGACGGGCTGATCTCCCAGGCCGCCGCGTTGCCCAGGGCGCCGGACGACGACGCCTGAGCTGTCGCGGGCTGCACGGGCCATGGCATGGCCCGGCAGCGGCAGGCAGCGTATGTCCACCCATCCATTCCCCCTACATGGCTAAACAGAAAATCGACGGCGTGCTGCTGCTGGACAAGCCGTTCGGCTTTTCCAGCAACAAGGCGTTGCAAAAGGCGCGCTGGCTGCTGAACGCCGAAAAGGCCGGGCATACCGGCGTGCTCGACCCTTTCGCCACCGGGCTGCTGCCGCTGTGCCTGGGCGAAGCGACCAAGTTCGCGCAGCGCATGCTGGATGCCGACAAGGGTTACCGCGCCACCATCCGGCTGGGCGAGGTGTCGAGCACGCTCGATGGCGAGGGCGACATCGTCGCCAGCGGCACACCGCCCGCCGAACGCTCGGTGATCGAAGCGGCCCTGCATGCGTTCCGCGGCGAGATCGAGCAGATCCCGCCCATGCATTCGGCACTCAAGTTCGAAGGGCGGGCGCTGTACGAGTATGCCCGCGCCGGTCTTGACATCCCGCGCGCGGCGCGGCGCGTCACGCTGTATGCGCTCGATATCGTCGAGTACGCGGATGGTTGCCTGGTACTGGATGTGCGTTGTTCCAAGGGCACCTATATCCGCAGCCTGGCGGACGATCTTGGGCGCGCGCTCGGCTGCGGCGCCTATCTGGCCGGCCTGGTGCGTACCCGGACCGCCGGCTTCACGCTGGACCAGGCGATCGGCCTTGACGAGTTGGAGCGGCTCGATCCGCCGGCGCGCCTGGCGCGGCTGCTGCCGGCCGATGCACTGGTGCAGGATCTGCCCGCGCTCCATTGCAAC is a genomic window containing:
- the rbfA gene encoding 30S ribosome-binding factor RbfA gives rise to the protein MAKNFTRSDRIAQQLQRDLAELIRAELDHPKAALVTLTDVEVTRDNSHAKVFYTFLGSEEDAQSIAAKLEAAKGYLRSELARGIKLFKMPELHFHYDHSVEQGMHLDGLISQAAALPRAPDDDA
- the truB gene encoding tRNA pseudouridine(55) synthase TruB is translated as MAKQKIDGVLLLDKPFGFSSNKALQKARWLLNAEKAGHTGVLDPFATGLLPLCLGEATKFAQRMLDADKGYRATIRLGEVSSTLDGEGDIVASGTPPAERSVIEAALHAFRGEIEQIPPMHSALKFEGRALYEYARAGLDIPRAARRVTLYALDIVEYADGCLVLDVRCSKGTYIRSLADDLGRALGCGAYLAGLVRTRTAGFTLDQAIGLDELERLDPPARLARLLPADALVQDLPALHCNDADTRRIVQGMSARPPGAAPGLFRLYGVEQSQDNARFLGLGEVGADGVLRSKRLLATG